The genome window gttttcattttattacatTGATTTTTGGTACTGCTTGCATCGGTTACTTGATAGGAACATGGATCAAGTTAGTGGTGGGGCAAACAGACTACATATTTCCAATTTTGCATATGTTTTACATGGTCTAATACATATTTGTTAGTGTTTCTGCTAATTAATTGGCTATAATATGTTCATCGTATTGGCAAGATGACCACATACTTCATGACTTTAACTACGGGAAATCTTGCGGAGCAAGAGCATACATGGAGTCTGTGTGGGTAACTGGAGTAAGGTTTTTCTTTGGTTACATTGCAGGGAATATTGACATAACAGAATAATCTATGATGCATTGCAGATTCTTTCAGATTCTCAAAAGAGAGCCCATTATGACATGTACCTGTTGTCTCAGAAAAAACTTATGCAAAGGCATTCTGGACAGGGTTCAAAACTGCATATTTACAAATCACAGGCTACTACATTCAAGGAGATGGAAGTTGTTGAATGGTTAAAATGGTACAGGTtaactataaataatattttggcaGAAAAGAAGGTGGTAGTTGGAACAGGCTATTTTGATGTACTTGAGAGAGATTTTTATTCAGCTATTCATGCAGCATACTATGGTCCTGAAATTGATTCCATGGAGCTTCTTCCTGACTGCTTTGAGGCTGAGGAGAGGTCCTCCTATGAAACTCCTGAGGTTTTGCACTTAGTTTCAGGACGTGATCTTTTTGGGATGGTTTGCCTAGCCAACAGGGTTCCAGAGATATCAATTACTAACAATGAGAAGTTAACTTCTTTTAGGTCCTTCCATTCAGGCCTGTGTCAATCTATAACACATTTGAATGTCCACAGGAATGCAGAAAGATCAGATGATTTTGAAACTCATCAAGGTCACAGCTCTAAAACTTCAAGTATTGTATCAGATGCATATAGACATCTAGAATTGCACATCAGTGGAAGAGTGGTTGCTACAGCATCTAGGGCACTACCTAGATGCTGTTCTGATGAGATGCAGACAGAAGATACTGAAGATCACATTCATGTGTTCCTTAATTTATATGAAGATCCCAAACATATCAGCAGTGATTTTTGGAAAGATTACCTTGCAAATGGTGCAGTTGGAAGAAGAATTCGTTTGGGAAGCATATCTGGACTTGGGAGCAGT of Glycine soja cultivar W05 chromosome 1, ASM419377v2, whole genome shotgun sequence contains these proteins:
- the LOC114422174 gene encoding uncharacterized protein LOC114422174, with product MAYLAVAGAGYSSVAGINNRRPNFFIPIIPNNTISTLYSVASLCRCCREHGFSSASESAWTDFPVENAYELLGVSETSSFDEIKASFRKLAKETHPDLAESRNDSTASRRFVQILAAYEILSDSQKRAHYDMYLLSQKKLMQRHSGQGSKLHIYKSQATTFKEMEVVEWLKWYRLTINNILAEKKVVVGTGYFDVLERDFYSAIHAAYYGPEIDSMELLPDCFEAEERSSYETPEVLHLVSGRDLFGMVCLANRVPEISITNNEKLTSFRSFHSGLCQSITHLNVHRNAERSDDFETHQGHSSKTSSIVSDAYRHLELHISGRVVATASRALPRCCSDEMQTEDTEDHIHVFLNLYEDPKHISSDFWKDYLANGAVGRRIRLGSISGLGSSPDEGCCYVYNDKGTKTHVIMKHRTLMVKHMHWYEVGEKVSVCECRCTRARLPPSKFWLFEPRCGFHDIGGWYVETYGKDKNGRTMPSQRFWDGLDYSEQADRRLHPAMYLFALAYRTLDLEYAKASKRSFRNVVGAQMFRILHWCKKLVQ